One genomic segment of Actinoplanes ianthinogenes includes these proteins:
- a CDS encoding uroporphyrinogen-III synthase has translation MTEGALAGFTVAVTAERRRSEMTALLERRGARVVGAPTITIVPLIDDDALRAATEACIGLEPHIVVATTGFGFRGWLEAAEGWGLGDALRLSLRGAAIIARGPKPCGAIRAAGLSEDWAAKTEASEEVLERLLSDGVAGRRIVVQEHGEPQTEFVNALRSAGAAVVEVPVYRWAFPPDIAPVRRLAEQVAAGQIDAVTFTSAPAVKAFLQVAGEINADVAGAFRDKTLAACVGPVTAAPLADLDVPVVMPERYRLGALIKTVTDELPRRAVRLAVAGTTLEVRGHAVLIDGVPHALAPAAMAILASLARRPGAVVSKDQLAAALPRGNDGHAVDVAVARLRAALGSGKHIETVIKRGYRLRVDEAA, from the coding sequence ATGACCGAGGGTGCACTGGCCGGCTTCACCGTGGCGGTCACCGCGGAGCGGCGCCGCAGCGAGATGACCGCGCTGCTGGAGCGGCGCGGTGCCCGCGTGGTCGGCGCGCCGACGATCACCATCGTGCCGCTGATCGACGACGACGCGCTGCGCGCGGCGACCGAGGCCTGCATCGGGCTGGAGCCGCACATCGTGGTGGCGACCACCGGGTTCGGGTTCCGGGGCTGGCTGGAGGCGGCCGAGGGCTGGGGCCTGGGCGACGCGCTGCGCCTGTCGCTGCGCGGCGCGGCGATCATCGCCCGTGGGCCGAAGCCGTGCGGGGCGATCCGGGCGGCCGGGCTCAGCGAGGACTGGGCGGCCAAGACCGAGGCGTCCGAGGAGGTGCTGGAGCGGCTGCTCAGCGACGGCGTGGCGGGGCGCCGGATCGTGGTGCAGGAGCACGGCGAGCCGCAGACCGAGTTCGTGAACGCGTTGCGCTCGGCCGGTGCCGCGGTGGTCGAGGTGCCGGTGTACCGCTGGGCCTTCCCGCCCGACATCGCCCCGGTGCGCCGGCTCGCCGAGCAGGTCGCGGCCGGGCAGATCGACGCGGTCACGTTCACCAGCGCGCCGGCGGTGAAGGCGTTCCTCCAGGTCGCCGGCGAGATCAACGCCGACGTGGCGGGCGCGTTCCGGGACAAGACGCTGGCCGCCTGCGTCGGGCCGGTGACCGCGGCGCCGCTGGCCGACCTGGACGTCCCGGTGGTGATGCCGGAGCGGTACCGGCTCGGCGCCCTGATCAAGACGGTCACCGACGAGCTGCCCCGCCGGGCGGTGCGGCTGGCCGTGGCCGGTACCACGCTGGAGGTGCGCGGGCACGCGGTGCTGATCGACGGTGTTCCGCACGCGCTCGCCCCGGCCGCGATGGCGATCCTGGCGTCGCTGGCCCGCCGGCCGGGCGCCGTGGTCTCCAAGGATCAGCTGGCGGCGGCGCTGCCGCGCGGCAACGACGGGCACGCGGTGGACGTCGCGGTGGCCCGGCTGCGGGCCGCGCTCGGCTCCGGCAAGCACATCGAGACGGTCATCAAGCGCGGCTACCGCCTCCGGGTGGACGAGGCCGCCTGA
- a CDS encoding sirohydrochlorin chelatase yields MSTLIAVAHGTRSATGRREVRELAAAVARRRPGLDVRLCYVDVQEPKVADVVPAVTDAVVVPLLLSCGYHVRVDIAEAVAGTGIPVTAPLGPDPVLLASLTRHLPEADAVVLAAAGSSDPGWRADVEGVAAQLPGQARIAYVSGTGPRVPDVVAELRAAGAKRIAIAAYLLADGLFYRSLHDAGADTVTPPLCHDGAVADLVLGRFDGALVNCGKQVLTTAGSPL; encoded by the coding sequence ATGTCTACTTTGATCGCTGTTGCGCACGGGACGCGGTCGGCGACCGGGCGTCGGGAGGTGCGGGAGCTCGCCGCCGCGGTGGCGCGCCGCCGCCCCGGCCTGGACGTGCGGCTGTGTTACGTCGACGTGCAGGAGCCGAAGGTGGCCGACGTCGTCCCGGCCGTGACCGACGCGGTCGTCGTCCCGCTGCTGCTGTCCTGCGGCTATCACGTCCGGGTCGACATCGCCGAGGCGGTGGCCGGCACCGGCATCCCGGTGACCGCGCCGCTCGGACCGGACCCGGTGCTGCTCGCGAGCCTGACCCGTCACCTGCCGGAGGCCGACGCCGTGGTGCTGGCCGCCGCCGGATCCTCCGACCCGGGCTGGCGCGCCGATGTGGAGGGCGTCGCCGCGCAGCTGCCCGGGCAGGCCCGGATCGCCTACGTCTCCGGCACCGGGCCGCGCGTCCCGGACGTCGTCGCCGAGCTGCGGGCCGCGGGCGCGAAGCGGATCGCGATCGCCGCCTACCTGCTGGCCGACGGACTGTTCTACCGCTCGTTGCACGACGCCGGCGCGGACACGGTCACCCCGCCGCTGTGCCACGACGGTGCGGTCGCCGACCTGGTCCTGGGTCGATTCGACGGCGCGCTGGTTAACTGCGGGAAACAGGTCCTCACAACCGCCGGCAGCCCCTTGTAG
- a CDS encoding molybdopterin oxidoreductase family protein yields MTLTPEIPRVRLEPADFPVNRGGLCAKGFTAADLLDHPDRLLTPLVRKEPGNRESPLREASWEEAYERIVTAIRDSQARYGNDSVGAFGGGGLTNEKAYALGKFVRVALRSSAIDYNGRFCMSSAATAANRALGIDRGLPFPLADLAQARTVLLVGANPADAMPPSMQYLDAGRAAGAKHIVVDPRRTNTANGAYLHLQPLPGTDLALANGLLHIAIRENLVDLGFVGARTEGFAAVQKAANSYWPERVERMTGVPEAQLRETVRLLATEGPSMILTARGAEQHSNGTDTAQAWLNLALALGLVGRPFSGYGTITGQGNGQGGREHGQKADQLPGYRRLDDPAARAHVAAVWGVDPGELPQPGRSAYEMISGIQEEGGVRVLLVLASNLVVSAPHSNHVVDKLRALDFLVVSDIFRSETAELADVVLPTAQWAEEEGTMTNLEGRVIRRKRALPPPPMVKTDLTFLTELAGRLGRGEFFTDEPRAVFEELRRASAGGVADYAGISYERIEASNGVFWPCPSEDHPGTPRLFADGFPTASGRARFIRVEHRDPAEVPDRSFPYVLTTGRNMQQYQSGNQTRRVKALTVALPEARAEIHPDLARRHGIADGDLVVLRSRRGVATLRARLSDGIRPDTVFAPFHWPGANALTDPALDPHSKMPAFKVCAVAIARAGAPEGTDQ; encoded by the coding sequence ATGACGCTGACGCCCGAGATCCCTCGGGTGCGGCTCGAGCCGGCCGATTTCCCGGTCAACCGGGGCGGCCTGTGCGCCAAGGGCTTCACCGCGGCGGACCTGCTGGACCATCCGGACCGGCTGCTGACGCCGCTGGTCCGCAAGGAGCCCGGCAACCGGGAGTCTCCGCTGCGGGAGGCGTCCTGGGAGGAGGCGTACGAACGGATCGTCACGGCGATCCGGGACAGCCAGGCCCGGTACGGCAACGACAGCGTCGGCGCCTTCGGCGGGGGCGGGCTGACCAACGAGAAGGCGTACGCCCTCGGCAAGTTCGTCCGGGTCGCCCTGCGCTCCTCGGCGATCGACTACAACGGCCGGTTCTGCATGTCGTCGGCGGCGACGGCGGCGAACCGGGCGCTGGGCATCGACCGCGGCCTGCCGTTCCCGCTCGCCGACCTGGCGCAGGCGCGGACCGTGCTGCTGGTCGGGGCGAACCCGGCGGACGCCATGCCGCCGTCCATGCAGTACCTGGACGCCGGCCGGGCCGCCGGCGCCAAGCACATCGTGGTCGACCCGCGGCGCACGAACACGGCCAACGGCGCGTACCTGCACCTCCAGCCGCTGCCCGGCACGGACCTGGCGCTGGCGAACGGCCTGCTGCACATCGCGATCAGGGAGAACCTGGTCGATCTCGGCTTCGTCGGGGCCCGGACCGAGGGCTTCGCGGCGGTCCAGAAAGCGGCCAACTCCTACTGGCCGGAGCGGGTCGAGCGGATGACCGGCGTCCCGGAGGCCCAGCTGCGCGAGACCGTGCGGCTGCTGGCCACCGAGGGCCCGTCGATGATCCTCACCGCCCGCGGCGCCGAGCAGCACAGCAACGGCACCGACACCGCACAGGCGTGGCTCAACCTGGCGCTCGCGCTCGGCCTGGTCGGCAGACCCTTCTCCGGGTACGGCACGATCACCGGCCAGGGCAACGGGCAGGGCGGCCGCGAGCACGGGCAGAAGGCCGACCAGCTGCCCGGATATCGCCGGCTGGACGACCCCGCGGCGCGAGCGCACGTCGCCGCGGTGTGGGGTGTCGACCCCGGCGAACTCCCGCAACCGGGGCGTTCGGCGTACGAAATGATCTCCGGAATCCAGGAGGAGGGCGGCGTCCGGGTTCTCCTGGTGCTGGCCAGCAACCTGGTGGTGTCCGCCCCGCACAGCAACCACGTGGTGGACAAGCTGCGCGCCCTCGACTTCCTGGTGGTCTCCGACATCTTCCGGTCGGAGACCGCGGAGCTGGCCGACGTGGTCCTCCCCACCGCCCAGTGGGCGGAGGAGGAGGGCACGATGACCAACCTGGAGGGCCGGGTCATCCGGCGCAAGAGGGCGCTGCCGCCCCCGCCGATGGTCAAGACCGACCTGACGTTCCTCACCGAGCTGGCCGGTCGGCTCGGCCGCGGCGAGTTCTTCACCGACGAGCCGCGCGCGGTCTTCGAGGAACTGCGCCGGGCCAGCGCCGGCGGTGTCGCCGACTACGCGGGCATCAGCTACGAGCGGATCGAGGCGTCGAACGGGGTCTTCTGGCCCTGCCCCAGTGAGGACCATCCGGGGACGCCGCGGCTGTTCGCCGACGGTTTCCCCACGGCCTCCGGCCGGGCGAGATTCATCCGGGTCGAGCATCGCGATCCGGCCGAGGTCCCGGACCGGAGTTTCCCGTACGTCCTGACCACCGGCCGCAACATGCAGCAGTACCAGAGCGGCAACCAGACCAGGCGGGTGAAGGCGCTCACCGTGGCGTTGCCCGAAGCCCGCGCCGAGATCCACCCCGACCTCGCCCGCCGGCACGGCATCGCCGACGGTGACCTGGTCGTTCTCCGCAGCCGCCGAGGCGTCGCGACGTTGCGCGCCCGGCTCTCCGACGGCATCCGCCCGGACACGGTGTTCGCGCCGTTCCACTGGCCCGGCGCGAACGCGCTGACCGATCCGGCCCTGGATCCGCACTCCAAGATGCCCGCTTTCAAGGTGTGCGCGGTCGCCATCGCGCGTGCCGGCGCACCAGAAGGGACCGACCAGTGA
- the nirB gene encoding nitrite reductase large subunit NirB yields the protein MTQRLVVIGNGMAGARTVEEILARNGDFTVTMFGDEPYGNYNRIMLSNLLAGVETEEGIFLNDLAWYSENGITLNAGVKVERIDAKNKTVHDSNGVVTPYDKLIIATGSYSWTPPMKNVHNPKRGYHQGVFAFRTLDDTRGMIRYARDHERAVVIGGGLLGLEAARGLQNHVSHVTLLHAMGHLMERQLDPKAGQMLQASVEGKLGIKVITNAMTTEILGKDRVTGVKLADGTVIECDVVVIAAGIRPNTEMAANSGLPVERGIVVDDQMRVEGQPDIYSVGECAQHRGSLYGLVAPLWDQAKVLADHITGTTDVAYTGSKLSTKLKVAGIDVASMGLIAPEHDTDEVVVYNEPKKGVYKQLIIRDDVLVGAVLVGDNSKAASLIQAFDRGTALPEERAGLIFDIGGPAGEVPPAEMADDAQVCNCNGVSKGAICGAVSAGCKTVSGVMDSTRAGKGCGTCKPLVQRIVEWANGGAAEEDPAASWYVPGVPMPKPELMAAIRKYELKSVSSVFDKLVPGGEHDAKSKMGLASLLKMMWADQYIDERDARFINDRVHGNIQKDGTFSVVPQMKGGVTTPAELKRIAEVAEKYNVPMVKLTGGQRIDLLGVPKEQLPAMWADLDMPSGYAYAKSFRTVKTCVGSDFCRFGVGDSTALGIAIEERYQGLEGPGKMKLAVTGCPRNCAEAYVKDLGVVAIDGGKWEIYVGGAAGAHIRKGDLLVTVDSAEEVIKLTGRFLQYYRENANWLERTYAFVPRIGIDRIREIVIDDADGIASRLDAAVDEAVQSYKDPWKERAEPATPGQFRTSLPLTVLPQVPVRA from the coding sequence GTGACTCAGCGTTTGGTGGTAATCGGCAACGGCATGGCGGGCGCCCGCACGGTCGAGGAGATCCTCGCCCGCAACGGGGACTTCACCGTGACGATGTTCGGGGACGAGCCGTACGGCAACTACAACCGGATCATGCTGTCCAACCTGCTCGCCGGGGTGGAGACCGAGGAGGGCATCTTCCTCAACGATCTGGCCTGGTACTCCGAGAACGGCATCACGCTCAACGCCGGCGTCAAGGTCGAGCGGATCGACGCGAAGAACAAGACGGTCCACGACAGCAACGGGGTGGTCACCCCGTACGACAAGCTGATCATCGCGACCGGCAGCTACTCGTGGACGCCGCCGATGAAGAACGTGCACAACCCGAAGCGCGGCTACCACCAGGGCGTCTTCGCCTTCCGGACGCTCGACGACACGCGCGGCATGATCCGTTACGCCCGGGACCACGAGCGCGCGGTCGTGATCGGCGGTGGCCTGCTCGGCCTGGAGGCGGCCCGCGGCCTGCAGAACCACGTCAGCCACGTGACCCTGCTGCACGCCATGGGCCACCTGATGGAGCGCCAGCTCGACCCGAAGGCCGGGCAGATGTTGCAGGCCAGCGTCGAGGGCAAGCTGGGCATCAAGGTGATCACCAACGCGATGACCACCGAGATCCTCGGCAAGGACCGGGTCACCGGGGTCAAGCTCGCCGACGGCACGGTCATCGAGTGCGACGTCGTGGTGATCGCCGCGGGCATCCGGCCGAACACCGAGATGGCGGCGAACAGCGGTCTGCCGGTCGAGCGCGGCATCGTGGTCGACGACCAGATGCGCGTCGAGGGCCAGCCGGACATCTACTCGGTCGGCGAGTGCGCCCAGCATCGCGGCAGCCTGTACGGCCTGGTCGCGCCCCTGTGGGATCAGGCGAAGGTGCTCGCCGACCACATCACCGGCACCACCGACGTCGCGTACACCGGCTCGAAGCTGTCGACCAAGCTCAAGGTGGCCGGCATCGACGTCGCCTCGATGGGCCTGATCGCCCCGGAGCACGACACCGACGAGGTGGTCGTCTACAACGAGCCGAAGAAGGGCGTCTACAAGCAGCTCATCATCCGCGACGACGTGCTGGTCGGCGCGGTGCTGGTCGGCGACAACAGCAAGGCGGCGTCGCTGATCCAGGCCTTCGACCGGGGCACCGCCCTCCCCGAGGAGCGCGCCGGGCTGATCTTCGACATCGGCGGCCCGGCCGGTGAGGTGCCGCCCGCCGAGATGGCCGACGACGCGCAGGTCTGCAACTGCAACGGCGTCAGCAAGGGCGCCATCTGCGGCGCGGTCTCCGCCGGCTGCAAGACGGTCAGCGGCGTGATGGACTCCACCCGGGCCGGCAAGGGCTGCGGCACCTGCAAGCCGCTCGTGCAGCGGATCGTCGAGTGGGCCAACGGCGGCGCGGCCGAGGAGGACCCGGCGGCGTCGTGGTACGTCCCCGGCGTCCCGATGCCGAAGCCCGAGCTGATGGCCGCGATCCGCAAGTACGAACTCAAGAGCGTCTCGTCGGTCTTCGACAAGCTGGTCCCCGGCGGCGAGCACGACGCGAAGAGCAAGATGGGCCTCGCGTCGCTGCTCAAGATGATGTGGGCCGACCAGTACATCGACGAGCGGGACGCCCGGTTCATCAACGACCGGGTGCACGGCAACATCCAGAAGGACGGCACCTTCTCGGTGGTCCCGCAGATGAAGGGCGGCGTCACCACCCCGGCCGAGCTGAAGCGGATCGCCGAGGTCGCCGAGAAGTACAACGTCCCGATGGTCAAGCTGACCGGCGGGCAGCGCATCGACCTGCTCGGGGTGCCCAAGGAACAGCTCCCGGCGATGTGGGCGGACCTGGACATGCCGTCCGGCTACGCGTACGCCAAGAGCTTCCGCACCGTGAAGACCTGCGTCGGCTCGGACTTCTGCCGGTTCGGCGTCGGTGACTCGACCGCGCTGGGCATCGCGATCGAGGAGCGGTACCAGGGGCTGGAAGGTCCCGGCAAGATGAAACTGGCCGTCACCGGGTGCCCGCGGAACTGTGCCGAGGCGTACGTCAAAGATCTTGGTGTGGTCGCGATCGACGGCGGCAAGTGGGAGATCTACGTCGGCGGCGCGGCCGGCGCCCACATCCGCAAGGGCGACCTGCTCGTCACGGTCGACTCGGCCGAAGAGGTCATCAAGCTGACCGGCCGGTTCCTGCAGTACTACCGGGAGAACGCCAACTGGCTGGAGCGGACCTACGCGTTCGTCCCGCGGATCGGCATCGACCGGATCCGGGAGATCGTCATCGACGACGCGGACGGCATCGCTTCTCGGTTGGACGCGGCCGTCGACGAGGCCGTGCAGTCGTACAAGGACCCCTGGAAGGAGCGGGCCGAGCCGGCCACGCCCGGCCAGTTCCGTACCTCCCTTCCCCTGACCGTTCTCCCCCAGGTTCCGGTGCGCGCATGA
- a CDS encoding Rieske (2Fe-2S) protein, whose amino-acid sequence MNTLSLTNLGPVTDIPLGEGRTYAVDGDMIAVFRLRNGSLRAVSAVCPHKGGPLADGQIDNSIVVCPLHLFAWDLATGCSQSGQAPISVYPVREDDGQILLGE is encoded by the coding sequence ATGAACACTCTGTCCCTGACCAACCTCGGCCCGGTCACCGACATCCCGCTGGGCGAGGGACGTACCTACGCCGTCGACGGCGACATGATCGCGGTTTTCCGCCTGCGCAACGGCTCCCTGCGCGCCGTCTCGGCGGTCTGCCCGCACAAGGGCGGCCCGCTGGCCGACGGGCAGATCGACAACTCGATCGTCGTCTGCCCCCTCCACCTGTTTGCTTGGGACCTCGCCACCGGGTGTTCCCAGTCCGGACAAGCCCCGATCAGCGTCTACCCGGTCCGGGAAGACGACGGTCAGATCCTTCTGGGAGAGTGA
- a CDS encoding MFS transporter, producing MTATIPTIETTRPAARTLRGHWIDDWNPEDRTFWANGGEKIAKRNLYFSIFSEHIGFSVWSLWSVMVLFLGPAYGFDPAQKFLLTAVPTLIGALLRIPYTFAVARFGGRNWTIISASLLLIPAGLAAFMIKPGIEFNTLLLIAATAGVGGGNFASSMANINAFFPERRKGWALGFNAGGGNIGVATVQLVGLFVLAVFGAGNPGIVAGIYIPFIVISAVCSAFWMDNLSQARNEKRGMRDALRESHTWVMSLLYIGTFGSFIGFGFAFGQVLQVQFATQFNTPIKAAYLTFLGPLLGSLIRPLGGALADRLGGAKVTFVNFLAMGVGAGVVFVAAQQRSLPLYIGGFITLFVLSGLGNGSTYKMIPAIFKAKYAGDAHQARRISGAVIGIAGAVGGIGGVLVNLAFRQSFLTYKDADAAYLAFIGFYALCVVVTWVVYLRPGARKTIAV from the coding sequence ATGACCGCGACCATTCCGACGATTGAGACCACCCGGCCTGCCGCCAGAACGCTGCGCGGCCACTGGATCGACGACTGGAACCCCGAGGACCGCACGTTCTGGGCGAACGGCGGCGAGAAGATCGCCAAGCGCAACCTGTACTTCTCGATCTTCTCCGAGCACATCGGCTTCTCGGTGTGGTCGCTGTGGTCGGTGATGGTGCTCTTCCTCGGCCCCGCCTACGGCTTCGACCCGGCGCAGAAGTTCCTGCTCACCGCGGTGCCCACGCTGATCGGCGCGCTGCTGCGGATCCCGTACACGTTCGCGGTGGCCCGGTTCGGCGGCCGCAACTGGACGATCATCAGCGCGTCGCTGCTGCTCATCCCGGCCGGGCTGGCGGCGTTCATGATCAAGCCGGGGATCGAGTTCAACACGCTGCTGCTCATCGCGGCGACCGCCGGCGTCGGCGGCGGCAACTTCGCCTCCTCGATGGCGAACATCAACGCCTTCTTCCCGGAGCGCCGCAAGGGGTGGGCGCTCGGCTTCAACGCCGGCGGCGGCAACATCGGCGTCGCCACCGTGCAACTGGTCGGCCTCTTCGTCCTCGCGGTCTTCGGGGCCGGCAACCCGGGCATCGTGGCCGGCATCTACATCCCGTTCATCGTGATCTCCGCGGTCTGCTCGGCGTTCTGGATGGACAACCTGTCCCAGGCCCGCAACGAGAAGCGCGGCATGCGTGACGCCCTCCGCGAGTCGCACACCTGGGTCATGTCGCTGCTCTACATCGGCACGTTCGGTTCGTTCATCGGCTTCGGCTTCGCGTTCGGCCAGGTGCTGCAGGTGCAGTTCGCCACCCAGTTCAACACCCCGATCAAGGCCGCGTACCTGACCTTCCTCGGCCCGCTGCTGGGCTCGCTGATCCGGCCGCTCGGCGGGGCGCTCGCCGACCGGCTCGGCGGCGCGAAGGTCACCTTCGTCAACTTCCTGGCCATGGGGGTGGGCGCCGGCGTCGTCTTCGTCGCCGCGCAGCAGCGGTCGCTGCCGCTCTACATCGGCGGCTTCATCACCCTGTTCGTCCTGAGCGGGCTGGGCAACGGCTCGACCTACAAGATGATCCCGGCGATCTTCAAGGCGAAGTACGCCGGCGACGCCCACCAGGCGCGGCGGATCTCCGGCGCGGTGATCGGCATCGCCGGCGCCGTCGGCGGCATCGGCGGGGTGCTGGTCAACCTGGCCTTCCGTCAGTCCTTCCTGACCTACAAGGACGCGGACGCGGCGTACCTGGCCTTCATCGGGTTCTACGCGCTCTGCGTGGTGGTGACCTGGGTGGTCTACCTGCGGCCCGGCGCCCGCAAGACGATCGCCGTCTGA